The Desulfoplanes formicivorans genome window below encodes:
- the rpsD gene encoding 30S ribosomal protein S4, with product MSRYTGAKCKLCRREGEKLFLKGDRCYTDKCAFERRSYPPGEHGKMRRKPTEYAIQLREKQKVRRMYGVLEGQFRHYFKVAESKKGIAGTNLLMLLEKRIDNVAYRMGFANSRNQARQLVRHGHFMLNGRKVTVPSIQLREGDVLEVCTKSKNSLVIKEAQEVVARRGVPAWLDVDVTALKGTVKALPVRDDVTFPMNEQLIVELYSK from the coding sequence TTGTCTAGATATACAGGTGCAAAATGCAAACTTTGCCGGAGGGAAGGCGAAAAGCTTTTTCTCAAGGGTGATCGTTGTTACACTGATAAATGTGCTTTTGAAAGGCGTTCCTATCCTCCGGGAGAGCACGGCAAGATGCGTCGCAAGCCCACGGAATATGCCATTCAGCTTCGCGAGAAGCAGAAGGTTCGCCGCATGTATGGTGTTCTGGAAGGTCAGTTCAGACACTACTTCAAGGTCGCTGAATCCAAGAAGGGCATTGCTGGTACCAACCTGTTGATGCTTCTTGAGAAGCGTATCGACAATGTTGCGTACAGAATGGGATTTGCCAATTCCAGGAATCAGGCGCGGCAGCTCGTCCGTCACGGCCATTTCATGCTTAACGGACGCAAGGTCACTGTTCCTTCCATTCAGCTCAGGGAAGGAGATGTCCTTGAAGTGTGCACCAAGAGCAAAAACAGCCTTGTCATCAAGGAAGCGCAAGAGGTTGTTGCCCGTCGAGGCGTACCAGCATGGCTTGACGTCGATGTCACGGCACTCAAGGGTACTGTCAAGGCCCTGCCTGTGCGTGATGATGTTACCTTCCCGATGAATGAGCAGCTGATCGTCGAATTGTACTCCAAATAA
- the pyrF gene encoding orotidine-5'-phosphate decarboxylase → MTSQKLIVALDFPSREQALAMARTLSGHVRWVKVGLELFCRTGPEIVSTLDNLGFKVFLDLKFMDIPHTVQGAVTSACAAGADMLTIHVTGGQAMVQAALRGARMAGKKPPLLIGVTVLTSMSSNDLALVAGRSRNLEDTVSSMAHQARTWGLDGIVCSGQEVQRIRQQCPEPFTIVTPGIRLKKDLDSEDDQKRVTTPKAALRAGSSYLVVGRPITRATDPVGTIQRYLDTIEEQS, encoded by the coding sequence ATGACCAGCCAAAAACTCATCGTGGCCCTTGATTTTCCTTCCCGGGAACAGGCCTTGGCCATGGCCCGTACCCTGTCCGGACATGTGCGCTGGGTCAAAGTCGGCTTGGAACTCTTTTGCCGCACCGGGCCGGAGATTGTATCCACCCTCGACAACCTGGGATTCAAAGTCTTTCTTGATCTCAAATTCATGGATATCCCCCATACGGTGCAAGGGGCAGTGACATCCGCCTGCGCAGCCGGAGCGGATATGCTGACCATCCACGTCACTGGTGGACAGGCCATGGTCCAGGCAGCCCTTCGAGGAGCCCGCATGGCCGGAAAAAAACCGCCACTTCTCATCGGTGTAACCGTGCTCACCAGCATGAGCTCGAATGATCTAGCCCTTGTTGCAGGCCGATCACGCAACCTTGAGGACACGGTTTCATCTATGGCTCATCAGGCCCGCACCTGGGGCCTTGACGGCATTGTCTGTTCAGGTCAGGAAGTACAGAGGATACGCCAGCAATGCCCAGAACCCTTTACCATTGTCACTCCAGGCATCCGTTTGAAAAAAGATCTGGATTCAGAAGATGATCAGAAGCGGGTGACAACGCCGAAAGCCGCGCTCAGGGCAGGGTCAAGTTACCTTGTTGTCGGCCGTCCCATCACACGAGCGACCGACCCGGTTGGCACGATACAACGTTATCTTGACACAATCGAGGAACAATCATGA
- the rplQ gene encoding 50S ribosomal protein L17 — protein MRHKKAGRKLNRTMEHRKALFRNMSRSLLVHERIRTTLPKAKELRKFVEPLITLALKNDLKSRREAYKVLGSHQLVQRLFDEIGPRFADQPSGGYTRIVKFSQPRMGDAAPMALIELNVRAVEPVADEEEQPEKTEEVEETTSEA, from the coding sequence ATGAGGCATAAAAAAGCAGGCAGGAAACTCAACCGTACCATGGAGCACAGAAAGGCCTTGTTCAGGAACATGTCTAGGTCTTTGCTGGTTCACGAACGGATACGGACGACATTACCCAAGGCCAAGGAACTCAGAAAGTTTGTTGAACCCCTGATCACCCTGGCTCTGAAGAATGATTTGAAATCACGTCGCGAGGCCTACAAGGTTCTTGGCAGTCATCAGCTGGTACAACGCCTTTTTGATGAGATTGGACCGAGATTTGCTGATCAGCCTTCAGGTGGTTATACACGTATAGTCAAGTTCAGCCAGCCAAGGATGGGTGATGCCGCACCCATGGCCCTTATCGAGCTGAATGTGAGGGCGGTCGAGCCGGTTGCGGACGAAGAAGAGCAGCCCGAGAAGACCGAAGAAGTGGAAGAGACAACTTCCGAGGCATAG
- a CDS encoding DNA-directed RNA polymerase subunit alpha: MTETSSERPVNVRNWSELVKPDRIERDDKSGATYGKFICEPLERGFGTTIGNSLRRILLSSLQGAAIAALKINGVQHEFSTIPGIVEDVTDIILNFKQIKFASSTSEPQRLQLVANDVGEVTASAIQENQNIKVLNPDQHIATLTEPIDFVVEMEVRMGKGYVPAEMHEGLDNEIGIIPLDSSFSPVKKVAYHVEQARVGQMTNYDKLIMEIWTDGSVSPEDALAYSAKILKEQLAVFINFDEGTADVDHKNVSATQEINPNLFKSIEDLELPVRASNCLKSAGIHLVGELVQKTESEMLKTKNFGRKSLEDIRRVLESMNLEFGMKNDNFEEMYQEWMKRSEEDEA, translated from the coding sequence ATGACGGAAACCAGCAGTGAAAGACCTGTGAACGTGCGTAACTGGTCTGAACTCGTCAAACCCGACCGGATCGAACGTGATGACAAATCCGGCGCTACATATGGAAAGTTCATATGTGAACCCTTGGAAAGGGGCTTCGGTACAACCATAGGGAATTCCTTGCGTCGAATCCTGTTGTCCTCGCTTCAGGGTGCTGCCATTGCCGCTTTGAAAATCAATGGAGTTCAGCATGAATTTTCCACGATTCCGGGGATAGTTGAAGACGTTACGGACATCATTCTCAATTTCAAGCAGATCAAGTTTGCTTCATCAACGAGCGAACCCCAGCGATTGCAGCTTGTTGCCAATGATGTCGGCGAGGTAACCGCTTCTGCCATCCAGGAGAACCAGAATATCAAGGTGCTCAACCCTGACCAGCATATCGCCACCCTGACCGAACCCATCGATTTTGTTGTTGAGATGGAGGTTCGCATGGGCAAGGGGTATGTCCCGGCTGAAATGCATGAGGGCTTGGACAACGAGATCGGCATTATTCCCCTGGACTCGAGTTTTTCTCCTGTCAAAAAAGTCGCGTATCATGTGGAACAGGCTCGCGTCGGCCAGATGACCAACTATGACAAGCTGATCATGGAGATTTGGACGGATGGTTCGGTATCGCCCGAGGATGCCCTGGCGTACAGTGCCAAGATTCTCAAGGAACAGCTGGCCGTGTTCATCAATTTTGATGAAGGAACGGCTGATGTCGATCACAAGAACGTTTCCGCCACTCAGGAAATCAATCCCAATCTTTTCAAGAGTATTGAAGATCTCGAGCTTCCGGTTCGTGCGAGCAATTGTCTGAAGAGTGCTGGTATTCATCTTGTTGGTGAGCTTGTTCAGAAGACTGAAAGTGAAATGCTCAAAACCAAAAATTTCGGTCGCAAATCACTCGAAGATATTCGCCGTGTTCTCGAATCCATGAATCTTGAATTCGGGATGAAAAACGATAATTTTGAAGAAATGTACCAGGAATGGATGAAGAGGTCAGAAGAAGATGAGGCATAA
- a CDS encoding DUF3568 family protein: MTIRSLCSMLIGIAMICSLCSCAAVVAGGAGAAATYTYFEGKVSITRNVNVDRAYAAALSGCKDLGLVIEKQNKNLSGAQITGKDGDRPFWIWISTDNNVTSKISVRVGLFGDRNASRNIQDAIANHL, translated from the coding sequence ATGACCATTCGTTCCCTATGCTCTATGCTGATTGGCATCGCCATGATCTGTTCCTTATGTTCCTGTGCGGCTGTTGTGGCAGGAGGGGCCGGAGCCGCAGCAACGTATACCTATTTTGAAGGCAAAGTCTCCATAACCAGAAACGTCAATGTCGATCGGGCCTATGCCGCGGCCCTCAGTGGGTGCAAGGATCTCGGTCTGGTCATTGAAAAACAAAACAAAAATCTTTCCGGGGCCCAGATTACCGGCAAGGATGGCGATCGTCCCTTCTGGATATGGATCAGCACCGACAACAACGTTACTTCCAAGATTTCCGTTCGCGTTGGCCTTTTTGGTGATCGAAACGCCTCTCGCAATATTCAGGACGCCATTGCCAATCATTTGTAA
- the rpsK gene encoding 30S ribosomal protein S11, with translation MARPQKGMKKRERKNIPTGIVHISATFNNTIITFTDNVGNVVSWASSGTSGFKGSRKSTPFAAQKAAEVAAKRAQDHGMRTVGIFVKGPGAGRESAMRAIHAAGMKVTFIRDVTPIPHNGCRPPKRRRV, from the coding sequence ATGGCAAGGCCTCAGAAGGGTATGAAAAAAAGGGAACGCAAGAACATTCCCACCGGTATTGTGCATATAAGCGCAACTTTTAATAACACCATTATTACGTTTACAGATAATGTAGGCAATGTGGTCAGCTGGGCGAGTTCCGGAACCTCCGGTTTCAAGGGCTCCCGGAAAAGCACTCCCTTTGCGGCACAGAAGGCAGCCGAAGTTGCTGCAAAACGTGCTCAGGATCATGGGATGCGTACGGTCGGCATCTTTGTAAAGGGACCTGGTGCGGGTCGTGAATCCGCCATGCGTGCCATTCATGCCGCAGGGATGAAAGTGACTTTTATTCGTGACGTCACCCCCATCCCTCACAATGGCTGTAGACCACCCAAGCGGCGCAGAGTTTAA
- a CDS encoding selenium metabolism-associated LysR family transcriptional regulator has translation MDIRRLEAFAKVYETRSFSKAGKKLFLSQPTISSHVALLEDELGILLFDRVGRNVLPTQAAEILYGRTRSIFHVLDMARAEIDLLRQTISGPIILGGSTIPADYILPPMLAKFMRTYPEVQIDLRVGDTGGVIDMVRQGEVMLAMVGSAADCNDLAFVPLLEDDLVLIGTEKLIHAVSQGDAHTTLCSVPWVMREPGSGTRRALESALKSVDLGVDDLRVGIQVQNTQAMLGCVLAGMGISVTSRMVVDPYVKRGEMGVASIPGFTMSRTFYLVYNQKRELFPATRALRDFLVNDLSLSQLSAS, from the coding sequence ATGGATATACGACGTCTTGAAGCGTTTGCCAAGGTCTATGAAACGCGGAGCTTTTCAAAGGCTGGTAAAAAATTATTTCTTTCCCAGCCTACCATCAGTTCCCATGTGGCTCTTCTGGAGGACGAACTGGGCATTCTTCTGTTTGATCGTGTCGGACGCAATGTCCTGCCGACCCAGGCCGCCGAGATCCTGTACGGTCGAACAAGGAGTATTTTTCATGTCCTGGACATGGCTCGCGCAGAAATTGACCTTCTGCGGCAAACCATCTCCGGTCCGATCATCCTCGGAGGCAGCACCATACCGGCTGATTACATTCTGCCCCCCATGCTGGCCAAGTTCATGCGCACCTATCCTGAAGTGCAGATCGATTTGCGAGTGGGTGATACTGGCGGGGTCATTGATATGGTCCGTCAGGGCGAGGTTATGCTTGCCATGGTCGGTTCGGCAGCGGATTGCAATGATCTCGCCTTTGTTCCCCTCCTGGAAGATGATCTCGTCCTCATTGGAACCGAAAAACTGATCCACGCGGTCAGCCAGGGGGATGCTCACACCACGCTGTGCAGCGTGCCATGGGTCATGCGTGAGCCCGGATCAGGAACCCGCAGAGCTCTCGAGTCCGCACTGAAGAGTGTTGATCTTGGCGTTGACGATCTGCGTGTCGGTATTCAGGTGCAGAACACCCAGGCCATGCTTGGTTGTGTGCTTGCTGGGATGGGTATTTCAGTGACTTCGCGAATGGTTGTTGATCCCTATGTCAAGCGCGGAGAAATGGGAGTGGCTTCCATTCCCGGGTTCACCATGTCGCGAACGTTTTATCTTGTGTACAATCAAAAACGTGAGCTTTTCCCGGCAACCCGCGCGTTGCGTGATTTTCTGGTCAATGATCTGTCCCTTTCTCAGCTGTCTGCATCGTGA
- the recJ gene encoding single-stranded-DNA-specific exonuclease RecJ — protein MHPLPDNILFPSPLCAAEQQLVRSLARDLGITELTASILFNRGLRDQQAIQRFLDPGLRHLSALENWPGLIPVAERLAAHIAQGEKIAVWGDYDVDGVTATALVTDFFKRKNLSIIPVLPSRFEHGYGLDGSAIRELALSGIQVLLTVDCGISDHQAVDVAKSLGMTVIITDHHLPGPVLPAADGIFNPQLQACPCPHLAGVGVAFLLMAALNRILPPPIDIRPLLDFVALGTIADIVPLTGENRILVKNGLLVLKSDDRPGIAALKGACSLESGASIGSGDVGFGLAPRINAAGRLDTARTAFDLLMADSANTAKPLANRLNKLNAQRKTIEQHIVDQALELLAENDQSFGHVLFDPAWHQGVLGIAASRVTEQTYRPTILLSDQGDVLKGSGRSVPGIDLFTCLKACEDLLEGFGGHVMAAGLSVHPDNLAAFRERFNAAVSEQCHGAALPRPKIKIDAEVPFDHITPVLLAEIESLQPFGPANPRPVFLSPVVTVRSVKPFSRNRHLAFELRDESSNITFRALAWRQGSTRHYQQPQGARVRIAFTPKLTTYRGLVGIELIIKELFA, from the coding sequence ATGCATCCATTACCAGACAACATTCTGTTCCCCTCTCCCCTTTGCGCTGCCGAGCAGCAGTTGGTCCGCTCCCTTGCGCGTGACCTCGGCATCACCGAACTGACAGCCTCGATCCTCTTCAATCGCGGACTGCGAGACCAGCAAGCCATACAGCGCTTTCTTGACCCGGGACTTCGGCATCTTTCGGCCCTGGAAAACTGGCCGGGTCTGATTCCGGTTGCCGAACGCCTTGCAGCACACATTGCTCAAGGGGAAAAAATTGCTGTATGGGGTGATTACGATGTTGACGGTGTCACGGCTACAGCCCTGGTGACGGATTTCTTTAAACGCAAGAATCTGTCCATAATCCCTGTGCTGCCTTCGCGGTTCGAACATGGATACGGCCTTGATGGATCTGCAATACGTGAACTTGCCCTATCCGGGATTCAAGTCCTTTTAACGGTTGACTGCGGGATTTCTGATCACCAGGCCGTGGATGTTGCCAAATCCCTGGGCATGACCGTCATCATCACGGATCACCACCTCCCGGGGCCCGTCCTTCCGGCTGCAGACGGCATCTTCAATCCCCAACTCCAAGCCTGTCCGTGCCCCCATCTGGCCGGAGTCGGCGTGGCCTTTCTGCTCATGGCCGCCCTCAACCGGATTCTTCCCCCTCCCATTGATATCCGTCCACTTTTGGACTTTGTAGCCCTGGGAACGATTGCCGATATTGTCCCCCTGACCGGCGAAAACCGGATTCTGGTGAAAAACGGCCTTCTTGTTCTCAAATCAGACGATCGTCCCGGTATTGCCGCCCTCAAGGGAGCCTGTTCCCTGGAAAGCGGCGCTTCTATCGGCTCCGGTGATGTCGGATTCGGACTTGCCCCGCGCATCAATGCGGCCGGTCGGTTGGACACGGCCAGGACCGCTTTTGATCTGCTCATGGCCGATTCTGCGAACACGGCCAAGCCATTGGCCAACCGCCTGAACAAGCTCAATGCCCAGCGCAAGACCATTGAACAACACATTGTCGATCAGGCCTTGGAACTGCTTGCAGAAAACGACCAGTCCTTTGGCCATGTCTTGTTCGACCCCGCATGGCATCAGGGGGTGTTGGGCATTGCTGCATCCCGCGTGACCGAACAGACCTATCGCCCCACCATCCTTCTTTCCGATCAGGGAGATGTGCTCAAGGGATCAGGTCGGAGTGTCCCGGGAATTGATCTGTTTACCTGTCTCAAGGCATGTGAGGACCTTTTGGAAGGATTCGGAGGTCATGTCATGGCAGCCGGTCTCAGCGTCCATCCCGACAACCTGGCAGCCTTCAGAGAACGCTTCAATGCCGCTGTATCCGAGCAGTGCCATGGAGCCGCTTTGCCCCGTCCCAAAATCAAGATTGACGCCGAAGTGCCCTTTGACCACATCACACCGGTTCTTCTTGCCGAAATCGAATCACTGCAGCCCTTTGGCCCAGCCAACCCGCGACCTGTATTTCTTTCCCCCGTGGTTACCGTGCGCAGCGTCAAGCCTTTCAGTCGCAACCGCCACCTGGCCTTTGAACTCCGGGATGAATCATCCAATATCACCTTTCGTGCCCTGGCCTGGCGACAAGGCTCTACCCGGCATTATCAACAGCCTCAGGGTGCCCGCGTTCGTATAGCCTTTACACCCAAACTGACAACCTATAGGGGACTGGTAGGCATTGAATTGATCATCAAGGAACTTTTTGCCTGA
- the rpsM gene encoding 30S ribosomal protein S13 — MARLAGIDLPKNKRLDIALTYIYGIGHTTALKILDATGTDWTKKTDDLTADEIKKIRIELEDNYKVEGDLRREVTANIKRLMDIGCYRGLRHRRGLPVRGQKTKTNARTRKGRKRVAVGRKK; from the coding sequence GTGGCAAGACTTGCAGGTATTGATCTACCAAAGAATAAACGACTTGATATCGCGTTGACCTATATCTACGGGATTGGTCATACGACAGCGCTCAAGATTTTAGACGCCACCGGGACCGATTGGACCAAGAAAACCGACGACCTCACTGCCGATGAAATCAAGAAAATTCGTATTGAACTCGAAGATAACTACAAGGTTGAAGGCGATCTGCGTCGTGAAGTAACCGCCAATATCAAGCGACTCATGGATATTGGATGTTATCGTGGTTTAAGGCATAGAAGAGGCCTGCCTGTGCGTGGTCAAAAGACCAAGACAAACGCCCGCACAAGAAAAGGCAGAAAACGTGTTGCTGTAGGTCGCAAAAAGTAA
- a CDS encoding ASKHA domain-containing protein — MLYVTSGKQTHSYPIHAGATLAQNLFAAGLYQGRPLCAGLGACGRCRVLYLSDPPAPDDVEVNVLSTRQLTAGWRLSCRHLPVPGTSIRIAHDSLTTPASGDDVSLYTESWDRLAIDIGTTAIKWQGVQPGSSTLHYGHLLNPQVGAGADVMARMAFAQLGPAMSLCLQQCLITSIERLVGRKDISRPAVVVTGNSVMIYSLLGRSFQGLAASPYALTYAGGAMATLTRQHASSSLQVYIPPLLAPFVGADIACGLAHILGHYPVSELFPFILADFGTNGEFVLALGPDNYWVTSVAMGPALEGIGLTRGKIASSGVCTGFTLTRDGLCPAGGSIGHGISGTGYLSLVSLLRRTGVLDDTGLFTRPGHLVGQRIENMVQHNASGKALVLEGKTILTGRDVEEILKLKASCNYALKSLLGHGRLRTNAVRKVFVSGALGGNLRPLELVDLGFFPTSWEKKICLAGNTALKGAWDLLVDKDARTRVQGLQGHVQSLDLPAQDDFARGYVAKMRFGYC, encoded by the coding sequence GTGCTATACGTTACAAGCGGGAAACAAACTCATTCCTATCCCATCCATGCGGGAGCCACCCTTGCCCAGAATCTGTTTGCGGCCGGTTTGTATCAGGGACGTCCCCTGTGCGCAGGGCTTGGAGCGTGCGGACGTTGTCGAGTTCTGTATCTATCAGATCCTCCCGCTCCTGACGATGTGGAGGTCAACGTGCTCTCCACCCGTCAGCTTACAGCAGGGTGGCGCCTTTCCTGCAGACATCTTCCTGTGCCCGGCACGAGTATACGCATTGCCCACGATTCCCTGACCACTCCTGCGTCCGGGGATGATGTTTCCTTGTACACGGAGAGTTGGGACCGCCTGGCCATTGATATTGGAACTACTGCCATCAAGTGGCAGGGTGTGCAACCGGGTTCGTCTACCTTACATTACGGACACCTGCTCAATCCCCAGGTGGGTGCCGGGGCCGATGTCATGGCCCGGATGGCCTTTGCTCAACTGGGCCCGGCCATGTCCCTTTGTTTGCAGCAGTGCCTGATCACAAGCATCGAAAGACTGGTCGGGAGGAAGGATATCTCTCGCCCGGCTGTTGTGGTCACCGGTAACAGCGTCATGATCTACTCGCTGCTGGGACGTTCGTTTCAGGGATTGGCCGCGTCTCCCTATGCCTTGACCTATGCAGGTGGCGCCATGGCCACCCTGACGAGGCAGCATGCATCAAGTTCCCTGCAGGTTTATATCCCCCCCCTGTTGGCGCCCTTTGTGGGAGCGGACATTGCCTGTGGCCTGGCCCATATTCTGGGCCACTATCCAGTGAGCGAGCTTTTTCCGTTTATTCTTGCCGATTTCGGAACCAATGGCGAGTTTGTTCTTGCTTTGGGTCCTGACAACTATTGGGTGACCAGCGTTGCCATGGGACCTGCTTTGGAAGGAATCGGCCTCACCCGGGGCAAAATCGCGTCTTCCGGGGTTTGTACCGGGTTTACACTGACCCGGGACGGCTTGTGTCCGGCTGGCGGGAGTATTGGACACGGCATTTCTGGAACAGGATATCTTTCCCTGGTGAGTCTGCTTCGGCGTACCGGCGTGCTGGATGATACGGGTTTGTTCACCCGACCAGGTCATCTGGTGGGCCAGCGCATCGAGAACATGGTCCAGCACAATGCCTCAGGCAAGGCCTTGGTTCTGGAAGGCAAAACCATTCTAACTGGAAGGGATGTTGAAGAGATCTTGAAACTCAAGGCATCGTGCAATTACGCCCTGAAATCTCTTCTTGGCCATGGTCGCCTCAGGACAAATGCCGTCAGAAAGGTCTTTGTATCCGGAGCACTGGGTGGGAATCTTCGACCGCTGGAACTGGTTGACCTGGGTTTTTTCCCCACATCCTGGGAGAAAAAGATCTGTTTGGCAGGCAATACCGCCCTCAAGGGAGCATGGGATCTGCTGGTGGATAAGGATGCCCGTACCCGAGTGCAAGGTTTGCAAGGACATGTACAAAGCCTTGATTTACCGGCTCAGGATGATTTTGCCCGCGGATATGTTGCCAAGATGCGCTTTGGGTATTGTTAA
- the rpmJ gene encoding 50S ribosomal protein L36, protein MKVRPSVKKICPKCKVIKRKGTIRVICENPRHKQRQG, encoded by the coding sequence ATGAAAGTTCGACCATCAGTCAAGAAGATCTGTCCCAAGTGCAAGGTTATCAAGCGAAAGGGAACGATCCGTGTCATTTGTGAAAATCCAAGACATAAACAGAGACAAGGCTAG
- a CDS encoding tetratricopeptide repeat protein: protein MMASSSDKTPEREKIKGVFSSQSLKQIGTGTTARKTLQKTYWFAQELDNDQIEIQPLNINYVPSGPKKIIPKDEFLNKFAPEPEFYTTTVYPKIRELSRTVARAERHRKRGETFSAEFEYGNALRIDEENIRANFGLGLTYLERGEKEKGDDIFRRLVNLDAAFEEEHKHLFNEFGINLRKNNMFDQAVEYYGRALTLSANDENLHYNIARAYFAKGDYPRVVEHVIMSLKLNKAMPESKKLLKYMAQKNLLTQELHDRITQDLNMNMEELVQ from the coding sequence ATGATGGCATCTTCATCTGACAAGACTCCGGAACGTGAAAAGATCAAAGGAGTCTTTTCCAGTCAAAGTCTCAAGCAGATCGGAACCGGAACCACAGCCCGCAAAACATTGCAAAAAACCTATTGGTTTGCCCAGGAACTGGACAACGACCAAATAGAAATCCAGCCGTTGAACATCAATTACGTTCCCTCGGGTCCCAAAAAAATCATCCCCAAAGACGAATTCCTGAACAAATTCGCTCCAGAGCCTGAATTTTACACGACCACGGTGTACCCCAAAATCAGAGAGCTTTCACGCACCGTTGCCAGAGCAGAGAGGCACCGCAAGCGGGGCGAAACCTTTAGTGCCGAATTCGAATACGGCAATGCCCTACGCATTGACGAAGAAAACATACGCGCCAACTTCGGGCTGGGCCTGACCTATCTGGAACGGGGAGAAAAAGAAAAGGGAGACGACATCTTCCGTCGCCTGGTAAACCTTGATGCGGCCTTTGAAGAAGAGCACAAGCACCTGTTCAATGAGTTCGGCATCAACCTGCGCAAGAATAACATGTTTGATCAGGCGGTCGAATACTATGGTCGAGCATTGACATTGAGCGCCAATGACGAGAACCTTCACTACAACATTGCTCGAGCCTATTTTGCAAAGGGAGATTACCCCCGGGTTGTTGAACATGTCATAATGTCCCTCAAATTGAACAAAGCCATGCCTGAAAGCAAAAAACTCCTGAAATACATGGCCCAAAAAAATCTCCTGACCCAAGAATTACACGACAGAATAACACAGGATCTGAACATGAACATGGAAGAGCTCGTGCAGTAA